In Anaerolineales bacterium, the following are encoded in one genomic region:
- the hrcA gene encoding heat-inducible transcription repressor HrcA has product MKELSERQKLILGLIVQDYVEAAQPVGSKRLVDYYGLDVSSATVRNEMAELTESGFLRQPFTSAGRVPTEEGFRFFVGELMHRQELPASIKHTISHQFYQARHEVQQWMRLAASVLASQSRAAALITLPQSQQVRFKHLELILTSGRQVLMIMVLESGQVLQQMLALKESFSQERLSSIADQLNGLLRGQAVEEMTPPPEELGTLAAEVFRLVGTELLRLTNGHAGEVYHDGWTNVLSEPEFSEGDAAQRALRVLEERPLLENLLTEVMSESQIGGVQVLIGGEGRWEQLHDFSLVLARYGAPGTASGYLGVLGPIRMAYGRAVSTVDYVAGLLSEVVSGSMTSGSMSSGSMTSTKSKE; this is encoded by the coding sequence ATGAAAGAACTAAGCGAACGCCAAAAACTGATCCTGGGTCTGATCGTGCAGGACTATGTGGAAGCCGCCCAGCCGGTGGGTTCCAAACGCCTGGTGGACTATTACGGGCTGGACGTCAGCTCCGCCACCGTGCGCAACGAAATGGCCGAGCTGACCGAGAGCGGCTTTTTGCGCCAGCCTTTCACCTCAGCCGGGCGCGTGCCCACCGAGGAGGGCTTCCGTTTCTTCGTCGGCGAGCTGATGCACCGCCAGGAGCTGCCTGCCTCGATCAAGCACACCATCAGCCACCAGTTCTACCAGGCCCGCCATGAAGTGCAGCAGTGGATGCGCCTGGCTGCTTCTGTGCTGGCCAGCCAATCACGCGCCGCGGCGCTGATCACGCTGCCGCAGTCGCAGCAGGTGCGCTTCAAGCACCTGGAGTTGATCCTTACTTCAGGACGCCAGGTATTGATGATCATGGTGCTGGAGAGCGGGCAAGTGCTGCAGCAGATGCTGGCGCTTAAGGAATCCTTTTCGCAGGAACGCCTGAGCAGCATTGCCGACCAGCTCAACGGCTTGCTGCGCGGCCAGGCTGTGGAAGAAATGACGCCGCCGCCCGAGGAACTGGGCACGCTGGCCGCCGAGGTCTTCCGCCTGGTAGGCACTGAGCTGCTGCGCCTGACCAACGGGCACGCCGGCGAGGTCTACCACGACGGCTGGACCAATGTGCTCTCTGAGCCGGAGTTCAGCGAGGGCGATGCCGCCCAGCGCGCCCTGCGCGTGCTGGAGGAACGGCCGCTGCTGGAGAACCTGCTGACCGAAGTGATGAGCGAAAGCCAGATCGGCGGCGTGCAGGTGCTGATCGGCGGCGAAGGCCGCTGGGAGCAACTGCACGACTTCTCGCTGGTGCTGGCGCGCTACGGCGCTCCGGGCACCGCCAGCGGTTACCTGGGCGTACTGGGGCCGATCCGTATGGCCTACGGCCGCGCCGTCTCGACTGTGGATTATGTAGCCGGGCTGCTCAGCGAAGTGGTCTCTGGTTCAATGACCAGTGGTTCAATGAGCAGCGGCTCGATGACCAGCACCAAATCGAAGGAATAG
- a CDS encoding nucleotide exchange factor GrpE yields the protein MEETQEQHPEQAGEEQAELTALQAQLAEAEALAAQNLEGWQRAQAEFANYKKRQSRDQEMQAADIRGRVFQRFLEVSDDLELALKARPQDGEGAAWAQGIELIYQKLMTYLQAEGLTRVYPLGETFDPNLHEALSQEENSEYQSGTVSEVLRPGYLLGERVLRPAVVKVAK from the coding sequence ATGGAAGAAACCCAAGAACAACACCCCGAACAAGCCGGCGAGGAGCAGGCCGAGCTGACTGCGCTGCAGGCGCAGTTGGCCGAGGCCGAAGCGCTGGCGGCCCAGAACCTGGAGGGCTGGCAGCGCGCCCAGGCCGAGTTCGCCAACTACAAGAAGCGCCAAAGCCGCGACCAGGAAATGCAAGCCGCAGATATCCGCGGCCGGGTCTTCCAGCGTTTTCTGGAAGTCAGTGATGATCTGGAACTGGCGCTGAAGGCGCGCCCACAGGACGGCGAAGGCGCCGCCTGGGCGCAGGGTATCGAGCTGATCTACCAGAAGCTGATGACCTACCTGCAGGCCGAGGGTTTGACACGGGTCTACCCGCTGGGGGAAACCTTCGACCCCAACCTGCACGAAGCCCTGAGCCAGGAAGAAAACAGTGAATACCAGAGCGGCACGGTCAGCGAAGTGCTGCGCCCCGGCTACCTGCTGGGCGAGCGCGTGCTGCGCCCTGCCGTGGTGAAAGTCGCAAAATAA
- the dnaK gene encoding molecular chaperone DnaK, with product MAKIIGIDLGTTNSVGAVMEGGEPVVIPTAEGDRLVPSVVAINKNGERLVGRAARNQAVVNPENTIYSIKRFMGRKYDDPETAKALEVVPYKIEKGGNDGIEVQLGGKQYTPPEVSAMILAKIKADAEAYLGETVTQAVITVPAYFNDAQRNATKDAGKIAGLEVLRIINEPTASSLAYGLDKKKNEIIAVYDLGGGTFDISILDVGDGVFQVRSTSGDTFLGGDDFDHRIINYLADEFQKEQGIDLRNDRQSLQRLKEAAEKAKIELSTLQQTEINLPYVTADASGPKHLVTQLTRAKLEQLTGDLIERSLGPVRQALKDADLQPSEINEVVLVGGMTRMPAVQEAVKKLFGKEPHRGVNPDEVVAIGAAIQAGVLGGDVKDILLLDVTPLTLSIETLGGVATPLIERNTTIPTRKSQIFSTAADNQNQVEVNVLQGERPMAADNKSLGKFVLDGIPPAPRGVPQIEVTFDIDANGILNVTAADKATGKSQHITITASSGLSDTEVERMRKEAESHAEDDKKRRELVEARNNGDSAAYTAEKAVKDLGDKVTAERKQEIEDAVAKVRAALAGEDSAAINAASEALMELVQKLGAEAYQQAGPAAEGDAGTGNGSSGEDDVVEGEFKEASDQ from the coding sequence ATGGCAAAAATCATTGGCATTGACTTGGGCACCACCAACTCGGTAGGCGCCGTGATGGAAGGCGGCGAGCCGGTGGTGATCCCCACCGCCGAAGGCGACCGGCTGGTGCCCTCGGTAGTGGCGATCAACAAGAATGGCGAACGCCTGGTGGGCCGCGCCGCCCGCAACCAAGCGGTGGTCAACCCGGAGAACACGATCTATTCGATCAAGCGTTTTATGGGCCGCAAGTACGATGACCCCGAGACCGCCAAGGCGCTGGAAGTGGTGCCCTACAAGATCGAGAAGGGCGGCAACGACGGCATTGAAGTGCAACTGGGCGGCAAGCAATACACGCCGCCAGAAGTCTCGGCGATGATCCTGGCCAAGATCAAGGCCGACGCTGAAGCCTACCTGGGCGAAACGGTGACCCAGGCCGTGATCACCGTGCCCGCCTACTTCAACGATGCCCAGCGCAACGCCACCAAGGACGCCGGCAAGATCGCTGGCCTGGAAGTGCTGCGCATCATCAACGAACCTACCGCCTCTTCCCTGGCCTATGGCCTGGACAAGAAGAAGAACGAGATCATCGCCGTCTACGACCTGGGCGGCGGCACCTTCGACATTTCGATCCTCGACGTGGGCGACGGCGTCTTCCAGGTGCGCAGCACCTCGGGCGACACTTTCCTGGGCGGCGACGATTTCGACCATCGCATCATCAACTACCTGGCGGATGAGTTCCAGAAAGAGCAGGGCATCGATCTGCGCAACGACCGCCAGTCGCTGCAGCGCCTGAAGGAAGCCGCCGAAAAGGCCAAGATCGAACTGTCCACCCTGCAGCAGACCGAGATCAACCTGCCTTATGTCACCGCAGACGCCTCCGGCCCCAAGCACCTGGTCACGCAGCTGACCCGCGCCAAGCTGGAGCAGCTGACCGGCGACCTGATCGAGCGCTCGCTGGGGCCGGTGCGCCAGGCTTTGAAGGACGCCGACCTGCAGCCCAGCGAGATCAATGAAGTGGTGCTGGTGGGCGGCATGACGCGCATGCCCGCCGTGCAGGAAGCGGTCAAGAAGCTCTTCGGCAAGGAACCGCACCGCGGCGTGAACCCGGACGAGGTCGTCGCTATCGGGGCGGCGATCCAGGCCGGCGTATTGGGCGGCGACGTCAAGGACATCCTGCTGCTGGACGTGACCCCGCTGACCCTGTCCATCGAAACCCTGGGTGGGGTGGCCACGCCGCTGATCGAGCGTAACACCACCATCCCGACCCGCAAGAGCCAGATCTTCTCCACGGCGGCGGACAACCAAAACCAGGTGGAGGTCAACGTGCTGCAGGGCGAGCGCCCCATGGCGGCGGACAACAAGTCACTGGGCAAGTTCGTGCTGGACGGCATCCCGCCCGCGCCGCGCGGCGTGCCGCAGATCGAAGTGACCTTTGACATTGACGCCAACGGCATCCTCAACGTGACCGCCGCGGATAAAGCCACCGGCAAGAGCCAGCACATCACCATCACCGCCTCCTCCGGCCTGTCGGACACCGAAGTCGAGCGTATGCGCAAAGAAGCTGAAAGCCACGCCGAAGACGACAAGAAACGCCGCGAGCTGGTGGAAGCCCGCAACAACGGCGACAGCGCGGCCTACACGGCCGAAAAGGCTGTGAAGGACCTGGGCGACAAAGTCACCGCGGAACGCAAGCAAGAGATCGAAGACGCGGTGGCCAAGGTGCGCGCCGCCCTGGCGGGTGAAGACTCGGCGGCGATCAACGCCGCCAGCGAAGCCCTGATGGAACTGGTGCAGAAACTGGGCGCTGAAGCCTACCAGCAAGCCGGCCCAGCCGCCGAGGGCGACGCCGGAACGGGCAATGGCTCCTCCGGCGAAGATGATGTGGTCGAGGGTGAGTTCAAAGAGGCAAGTGATCAGTAA
- the dnaJ gene encoding molecular chaperone DnaJ has product MARRDYYETLGVARGASPEELKSAFRRLARQYHPDVNKSPDAEERFKELNEAYAVLSDEQKRAAYDRFGHAGVDGMGGMPDFTNVDLGDIFEELFGSAFGRRSAQARNAPRRGADLQYNLALEFEEAVFGVEKEIEFPRDEPCSHCSGEGAEPGTSKSSCATCGGRGEVRQNRQTFFGNMVQVTTCPECRGSGEIIATPCRQCSGRGLERKMIKRKVDIPGGVDSGTQVRLSAEGQPGINGGPQGDLYIAIRVKDHQYFQRRENDILLDLDVNIAQATLGAEVEVPTVDGPAILSIPAGVQPGKLLRMRGKGVPHLRGGGRGDQLVMVDVAIPTKLSAEQRALFEQLASTMGTEVKPKESGGWLEKLREAFGG; this is encoded by the coding sequence ATGGCCAGACGCGACTACTACGAAACCCTCGGGGTGGCCCGGGGCGCCTCGCCGGAAGAGCTGAAATCCGCCTTCCGGCGCTTGGCGCGCCAGTACCACCCCGACGTGAACAAATCTCCGGACGCCGAAGAACGCTTTAAGGAGCTCAACGAGGCCTATGCAGTGCTGTCTGACGAGCAAAAACGGGCCGCCTACGACCGCTTCGGCCACGCCGGAGTGGACGGCATGGGCGGCATGCCGGACTTCACCAATGTGGATCTGGGCGACATCTTCGAGGAGCTGTTTGGCAGCGCATTCGGCCGCCGCTCGGCGCAGGCGCGCAACGCGCCGCGCCGCGGGGCCGACCTGCAATACAATCTGGCGCTGGAATTCGAAGAAGCCGTCTTTGGCGTAGAGAAGGAAATCGAGTTCCCGCGTGACGAGCCGTGCTCGCACTGCTCAGGCGAAGGGGCGGAGCCGGGCACCAGCAAGAGCAGCTGCGCCACCTGCGGCGGCCGCGGCGAAGTGCGCCAGAACCGCCAGACCTTCTTCGGCAACATGGTGCAGGTGACCACCTGCCCAGAGTGCCGCGGCAGCGGCGAGATCATCGCCACGCCCTGCCGTCAGTGCAGTGGGCGCGGCCTGGAACGCAAGATGATCAAGCGCAAGGTGGATATCCCCGGCGGAGTGGACAGCGGCACTCAGGTGCGCCTGAGCGCCGAGGGCCAGCCGGGCATCAACGGCGGCCCGCAGGGCGACCTGTACATTGCCATCCGCGTCAAGGACCACCAATACTTCCAGCGCCGCGAGAACGACATTCTGCTCGACCTGGACGTGAACATCGCCCAGGCCACGCTGGGCGCCGAAGTCGAAGTGCCCACCGTGGACGGGCCGGCGATCCTGAGCATCCCGGCCGGCGTGCAGCCGGGCAAGCTGCTGCGCATGCGCGGCAAAGGCGTGCCGCACCTGCGTGGCGGCGGGCGCGGCGACCAACTGGTGATGGTGGATGTGGCCATCCCCACCAAGCTGAGCGCCGAGCAGCGTGCGCTGTTTGAGCAGCTGGCCAGCACGATGGGCACCGAAGTGAAACCCAAGGAGAGCGGCGGCTGGTTGGAGAAGCTGCGCGAAGCCTTTGGCGGCTAG